One Citrus sinensis cultivar Valencia sweet orange chromosome 5, DVS_A1.0, whole genome shotgun sequence genomic window, ATAAAAACGATTTAGCAACCCAAGCTGAAGAAATATCCCATctcaagaaagaaatttgttaTGTCACCTCATCAAAGAGAACCCTATAAGCATTCAAATCATGGTATAATGGACGTCCTTCACTACTGCAATAATCTAAAGCTTCAGCAATATACAGAGCAACTCTTAGACGCATAGCCCACTCAATGGTTTGATTCTCCCCTGTCAAGGAAAACAATGAGATATGAATCAATAGTTATGGCTATGAAATGCTATTCCAAATTTAAGAACAATAAACTTAACGGAAAACTACTAACACACAGTGATCATAACAATAAGGAAAGCTGATATAtctatatgaaaaataataaagaaaacaagtaAGCTACTGCCAATCAGAAGCAGAAACATTCACCAGTTTGTTAATGTATTTTATGCGGAACATTTCAAGACAGGCTAATGCCAATTTTCGATAATGTTGAAGTGCCTTCACAACCAATGCCAAACTCGAAAAAATTGACAAACGTCAAGACAGCATTATCCAGTATCACAAGTGATGCAACTTCTGCCTAAATGCAAAAGTTGACTAGTTGCAAAGCAATAACTTAGATATGTTTCTACTTAATTTGCTACTGCTTGGCAAACACCCAACAGCTAATGTTTCCCAACCACTCAGAATATCAACCAATAACATTTGACCCCAAAgaaaaaagtatttaaaaCCACTGCAGCAGCTGAAGAAATCCACggcacctcaatcccaaacattATCTAAATTatacatgaaaatttatttgtttaagcAACTTCCAATTAACAGATAAAActtaccccaaaaaaaaataaaaaaataattgcattaaaattaagaggccaatcaaatattaaaaaccaCCGTACAGTGAAATAAATGTTTAGCAAGAGTATCATTTGGCATGTACTCAGCCACCAGCAATCTCTCATCACCATCACAACAATAGCCAATCAAATTCGCCAGCCTCTTATGCCTCAGCTTCCCAACACCCCAAGCCTCatcctaaatttaaaaaattaaaaattaaaacaaaaatccgAAACcctagaaataaaataaattcaatagaAAAACCGTAATAAATGAAGATAAACGCATACAGCAAACTGTTTGGGATCGGGCCAGGCATGTTTGGTGAATTTTTTAACGGCGATCCAACGGCGGTTATCATTTCCGTCTTGAAGGCGGCCTTTATAGACGACATTGGGAGCCTTTTCGCCGCTCTCGGATACGATAAAATCAGAACTGAAGTTATTCGTAGCGGCTCTGAGGTCGGCTAAGGAGAACTCGGCGAAAGCCGGCGCGCCATCTGAGCCGGCAGCGAGTCCGCCTGAGCCCTCAGTACCATTAGACGGCTGAGTCGGATGATTGCGGTGATTCTGTTGGTGGTGGTGGCGATTTTTGGTATCAACCGAGAGGTGTCCTTTTAAGAAGGTTGATTCGCAACAGCCCATAACTCGGCCGAGTTGACTCAGAAGAAATGAACCAACCAAACCCCCCAGCTCAGCAGCTGAAGCTAATAATATTAGctgtttggttttgttttcgtctttttaattttttattttctcttatcgagagagagtttttgtttgtGTCCAAGTGAAAGCGCTCGTGTGGGTGAGtgtaaaagagagagagagagagagatttaaTCAGTGGAGATATGCactagttttctttttcttttcattttttttttttggtttttggtttctctctctctctctctctctctctctttcttttctttctttctttctccccTTTCTGCACTGACAAAAACCTCTGTCTCTCTCTGTTTCCTTCTACAGTTGAATTGTCCTTTTTATGCTGAGGGGTACTTTTGTCTCAACATTTCTTCTTTAACTTCTCGCGATATTTTAGTCGCGCTCTTTTACCCGCCATCCTCCTTTTTGGTTGTAAGTTGTAACAAAAATTACGTATTATTATATGTAAAGGACTTACATTATTAACTAATCACactaatggtgtgtttacttcttaaaataagaaatgaaaatgaaagaatgagaattaaaattatatttacttgataaaattaaatttagaaatgtGAATAAATTATGTGGATCCCACATAATTTGAGAATAAAGAATGGGAATCTCATTCCCATAGGGGttgagaatgaaaatataggaatgagaatgaaatataaatttatttttatatccttctaatttttttatatttcttaaattacccttattcaaatcacaaataattttattattttaaatgtcattaataataattattattattaaattttattaactttattatttagttattattaattatttttatttttatttttattaatattatcattattaacaataaaaataatgataaaataataattaataaaaataattaatttatcattattaataatattatcattattattattgttgttgttgttgttattattattattatattattaataaaaataaaaataacaataattaataataactaaaataaaaaggttaataaaatttaataataataataatgtaattttcattatctacatacatgtataaatattattataaaaatgatattaattaaaataataataataaatgttaataatgataatattaataaaaataatattaatagtaattaataataactaaaataataaagttaataaaatataatactaataataataataaatgttaataatgataatattaataaaaataataataacaataattaatagtaactaaaataataaagttaataaaatttattaataataataataaatgttaataatgatagtattaataaaaataatattaacagtaattaataataactaaaataataaagttaataaaatataatactaataataataataaatgttaataatgataatattaataaaaacaataataacaataattaataataaataaaataataaagttaataaaatttaataataatatatgttaataatgataatattaataacaataattaataataactaaaataataaatttagtaatattattattattaaattttattaactttattattttagttattattaattattgttaatattatttttaataataataacaacaacaataatgataatattgttaataatgataaattaattatttttattaattattaataatataggtattttggtaaattgattctcattttcattcttcatttccatttattttgccaagtaaacacattaatggCATTCCagcacattctcattcccatttatttttgccaagtaaacattgaaatctcattcacattcttcattctcattccagcccatttctcattctcattccagctcattctcattcccagcCCGTTCCCATTCCACCTCATTCCCATTCGCAtgaagtaaacgcaccataaaTGTTAATCATAATTGAATCAATTGTTTTCCCACAAATCTTATTAAGTAGATTTGTTAACTActgtaattatctttttaattagttagGAATGCGTAGGGGCCAAATTTATAACCGAATTTATGTTTTCAAATAGTCTTtgctcccaaaaaaaatatgttttcatatgtagttatgtttattttttttatgaatataagataaagaagtgaaagttaaattattaaataaaaattttaactaattaatcaataattatgttataatataAACGCTATGTTAATTAGTTAcacaaatttttgttataaattattgGATGTAGTATGAAAATATTGGTTAAGtgtgaaagaaaagaataaaaatcaatacatTCAATGAAACTAACTCTATCTTTAtcttgaattaatttattaataaataaaaaacacactACATCTATTGAAAAGGAGCCGTGCTGCGTTACAATTAACGTAACGTACGTACGCCTATACAGCAATAATTGTGAGTTCTATCATAAATACTGTTGTTATATATAAATGTACGTTACGATAATCATAACCTAGGGGCTCGTTGAAAAGGACGATGATGGTATCCCTAGAAACAATATCAACGtctaatttatttcacaaCTGAACTTAAGTTGACTTCTCTTCATTAACTAATGCATACTAAACCGTGAAAGTGAAGGGATAGTGGCCTTGAAACAAGCGTTCCTTTCACGGACAAATACGGCGCGTGTGGAGCACGAATTGATCGGGATAAATTTGCCTTGTCTTGTGAATCAAATAATCGCGTTTTCTGAAATATgtctcttatttttattttacctcTTTCACACGTGCGCATTTACTTATCATCTGAGCCCTAATTATACGACTCGATTCAATCTCCTCGATATTAATCTTTAAACCGATTGACATCATCAATAAATACAACCTACGTAGATTGCTTGCGCAAGCAAGATGTGTTATTATATGTCTCCTGCAGCTGTAATAACTTATCACATACGCAAAGTTTTAGACCATGCTGGATCTCTTAATTCagataaagataaatttacctaattttgaatgataattttttatttatttttatttaccgttaaacatattatttaatgtGTCCTCTATTTaccctattttttaaataaaagtaaagataaattaagaattttacatttttaagaataaattgaaaattattattttatcggGTGAATATATTAAAGTTTTTGCTTCTCCAAATTAAGAAATCTATCATGTGGGATGTGTGTCATGCTATATTGCTACTGATGCAAAATTAAGTCCCGTTTATGATTGCTTTTGGTaagtttaaaagtaattttaaaaagctaaaagttaattttggtaTTTGGTGAATCTTTTTAGAAATCACTTTTAACAAAATCATCCTATcctataataaatttttaaaagtaatgaAGAAGtagcttttcaaaatctaattttgagaaccagttttatacttaatacaatTCCATATATATCCTCgtatatattatgaaaatttaaaattatccttattaattagaaaataaaatcgttaagattattattattaccaattatattgagataacaaaacaaaaatatgaaattaataatacaaaatattatttttagtcatcaattattatatatacacaattaaaataattttatatacatgtatattaatgcgtaaataaattttattacattatgTCCAATTTAGTCATTCATATTCTTACAgcagtttaataataaaatttatcaaacactaaaACTGacaatacttttaaaaataaattttactaaacgtTTAACTGATTATCTTCATACCTAATTATTTCTACAGCACAGCTACccgtaattattttaaaagttacaacattACCAAATTGACCCTTaaaactttcattaaaaacataatttatatcTAACAAAAATTAGTTACCTCTATAAtccaatttgaaattttatgttttcaatAGCAAACAAAGTAATCATTGATTTAACGAATTGATGGTCATTAGTTATGTTAATTAGCTAGGGTGAGTTGTTTGTGAACATAATTGTTTGCAAACATAAAAGGGACCAAATCTAATACTTCcttgtgtgtttatttatgAGATTAAGGATGGGAATGAAAATCATTGATAGTATTTACTTGCTAAATATGAGAATGAAATTAGAGTAATCTTCATAAAATTGAGAATGAAGCATTATGGTTGAGAATGAGAATAGAGGAATAAGAATGAATGGTGAATTAACATTTGTACCttggtaaaaattaaaagttaatttttacccttttaaatatatatatatatatataataataataataataataataacatcaacaacaacaattacaataatattaataataaatattttaataatactaattgttattattattattattgaacaCCCATATTTCCATATGGAGATCAATTGCCGATTGGTCACTTTTTCAAAGTACTTTTGTGTCAAACCATAAAGACACCTTCCCTCATATGATATAAATCATGCACAACTCAGGTTAATATGCCAATTTATTCCATGCCACGTTACATGCTCTCAAAATGTGCTTTTAGTATGCTAAGggcttatttattaaatgcatGAAGTCgaaagttttattaattttttaattttttaattttttaataacttatatttaatttttaaatatttacattctaataaaaaataaatttttgtaattttatttaaataaaaaagctctgaatgaaaataagtattatgctaaaaaaaactctataaatataattatttcctttataagaatataaatatcaaataattattttaaagattttttaatttataaaataaacaaaatatcaCTTACATtcagatattaaaaataattaaatatattattaaaatatttgtatcaaACCTATTCGAACttcagaaaaaaattcaaaatcattcaTATTTCACAACAAAAGACAATCCTACTCGACTGATAggataattttactaatgaTACTCTTGATGTAATAGTCTGCTCGAATTCATGAACAACAGCAAACTGAGCTCACTTGAGCAACACAATGAGATCACAATCATTGCAACTTAACTGTCCAGCTGatttaaaactaaaacaaattccaaaagaaattagaaaattgaGGGCAGAAGAGGGAAGAATGcctttcttttaaaattaagaaccTACAGGGTTCATTCAAGTAAACTTTCCTTCTTCAATTCGTAAATGAAGCTCATCATAAGCTTGTTCGGAGTTGGCAGCGAATCTCTCAATAGCCATGAAGGACTGTTTTAGACCAGAGTGCAGACTACCTGTACTGGTAATTTTATTCCACTCCCTAGCCAACGAAGTCATCTTTTTCTCTCGTTCTTGCATTGCCTTTTGCATCTTTTTCTCCTCCCTCTCcaagatttttaatttcctaTCCACATCCCTCCTGCCCATTGCCATTTGCTGCAGCTCCACATGATGTTGTTCCAGGAGTTGATTTATGCTAGAGCAAAAACTTTGCAGTGCTTCAGCCACTTCCTTTTCCGGTAGCATACCCATGGCTTGCAACCAATGATGAGAAATTACAAACACAGCGGGTGCTCCAATCCTACCCGGAGAGAAGGTCGCTCTGCCATCAGGCGGTTCTTCTGGTTCATGTGCAAGACATTTCAGTAGCCAGCCATTCAAGGCCTTGACATAGCCTTTCTGGGCTTCATTCCAATCGGAGAAGTTCAGGTACCAATTTTGTAGCTCAAACTTTAGTTTTATAGCAGCTTCAAGATGATGATTCTCAAGCTTTGCATTAGATGCAATAGCATCCAAACTTTTGGCTTCCATAATGATATGGGACTGACGCCTATGACATTCTAGCATAGCTTTCCACATAATGAGTAACCTGCCAACATCGCAAATAGATTACACTTGAAACAAGTATAACCAGCATCAGAAGCTAGAAAACTTCATTCCTAAGGTTTTTACAGACTAGGAAACCTAATATGGAAAAAGGGGAAACTGGCCATACAGGATAGAAACAGAACCACTGCTGATGGCAGTCCTAAGTGCAATATCTTTCAAtcacaaatataataataataagaaatgtACAACcaccaagaaaataaaaacatttttccATCTCTCTTCATTGAATAcaacaatttttctatttgcAAATGATGTCCTGGTATCTTCCTCTCTATAAGAGAACGTTGACATTTCCActcattttcaataaatatctTACTGTCATTATGTTTTACTTGGACAATAACATTCATCAAAATTGACATGTCCATTATCAACTTCCAGTTAGATTCTCAGTGGTGCatgggaaagaaaaaatatattttcgtCTGAAAACAGAATTGTCACGCACCTGTGCACCAAATCATTTATCTGAGGCCACAACTCTTCATCCCTCAGCTTGTTCATAGAAATTGACATCTTGTCAATAACATGAAAggcaatttgaattttagtaGATAAAGCCCTGAGCATTGTTCGAGCTGCTTCAAGAGTTTCGGCACCCTTATCATCCAAACTTTTCATCTGCTTGTACTTCCTTGCATAAAGTATACGTAGTTTTTCCTCAGCCTGCAAAACAAAGAATGCATCTTCATTTGCAACTAGCCAAAATATCTAATCGCCCCTGGaaaatttgaaactaaatGAGGCGAAGAGAGACTGCAAAAAGAGTTTGTGGTGTACTCATTACCAACGAGATGGAAAGAAAAAACTGCAAATTGCACTTTTTGTATCTAGTAGCTATGATCATTATTGATTCTCCATCTTATTGCAATTGCTTTGTCTTTTAGCAGCAAATTGAAGTTTTTCTAGTTCATTATCATGCTATTCTACAAAACTGCATCCAGTAACCCAGAAAACAAAGGAAGTCACTAAATGAGCTATTGTTGTTTAATTAGAGTGATGAGCAAATTTGCCACCATTGATTATTCCTAAGGATCCATCTTATGGTTAGATCACACTTTACATAACATATAGACAACAGCCtacacaattaattaattcatagcTAATGATCTACTTATGTTTGCTTCCCCCTGGGTAATCTCAAGGTATATCAACTTAAGAGGAAGTTTGGATGCACGGATATACCTTGATCCAGAGCAACGCAAATGTATAAATCCTAAGCAGATTAACATTCGTGAGAAAgtgaaaagtcaaatcaaGTTTGGAGATAATTAGGCTTATATATAAAAGTGAATGACATGATTTTAAAACAGATGGGAACGGAAAATATCATAAACTccaaatttttcaataaaagtaaGTGCGTCTTTATAATTTGAGTTAGTTATTTGtttaatcttatatttaaaaaaaaatcttaatatattcttattattaaacatGTTACATTcttacccttattttttctttacttttacaataccctaaaaaagtattattgacattaatttatttatttataaaaaagttaattagtaaattaatgaataatcatttattagtaaattaaccaataaatatTGGTATGAAAGAAGTAgtattttttgtatatttgcaataatattactaataattattgataaataaattaatattagccAACTTAACATAATCTTATTAATAATcgcattaaaaatttaatttactaaattaatccTACacgaaaataataacataaaaatttacatcaactgttattttattttaaatgtgaatttgattagttaattttttttcattaatacaactaaaaatattattgtaagagtattactgtaaaaaaaatagtaaaaatagaaacataatatatttaacaGTAGAaatgttttgaaatattttttaaaatataaggctaataaatttttaagttaaaatataaagagtaaataatttatttatcctttttAATAGTAACTCAAATCTTCatccaaatatatatacattaaagTTAATGCCATTATAAAAAAGATCACACCTAACTTTGCATTCGCCAAATGTTTCCTGTTCAGCTATTTTATCAATCAAGAGTcataaaaagtgaaaaagaaaagatacaACATAGACAAGAAACGTGGACCACAGTAAAAAGGCAAAGTCAGAGCGTACCTTGACTTCATCATACAGTTTCCTCTCCCACATACACAGTTTCCTCAGACTCGCCGTTAAATTCCTCGAATTCagaacatcatcatcatccagCCTCTGATATCTGAGAGGTTTTGACGGAGCCACAGCTTTAAACATCTTGGAAGATACTGCAATGCAAGATAAAGCTGTAAACAATTTGACGTCTTCTTCTGTGTAATTCTCTGCAAACGCTAAGCTAATACGTACAGTATTGATTAAAGACCAAAAAACCAACAATCCAGAAGCATTTGCATATACacaatcaagaaaaaagaaaagaaaagaatctaAAAATTCGAAGATAGTTACCTTGAGAAAGAGAATAGTACTTGTGATGATAACGAAATTTACCAGCATCAAACATCTTCAGAACATCGTTACCAGACTCCGACGCTTTCTCAAACAGAACTTGAACTTCTTTCAAAACCTCCGAGACGCCCGGTTGACCAATTGGAACCTTAGTCTCAATCCCCGTTGACCGCTTGTTCTCTGAAACCGGAACCTCCTTCTTACTCTTAGTGGGCCCAACCTTATCATTCTCTGCGGAAATTGAAATTGTGTCATGATTTTGTTTACTTTCGTTGACTCGTTTCGACTCACTTTCAGGAATGTAAGCCGGTTCATATTTCTCCAATGGCTCAAAGAAGTTCAAAAAATCCCAAGCGGAGCTGCTCGGAGTCGGCGGTGGCGGGGTCTTATTATGAGCCGGCCAATCACCGGCGTTAAATTCAGCATTGTACGTGGAGTAATTACCAAACCGGTAACTTGAACTTGAGGTATCTAGATTAAAATAATCCCGGTTAGAGGGTTGAAAATCTTTAATCCTCTCTTCCTCTTCAGAATCGGTATCGAATTGAATGTGCGAATCGGAGGTCAAACTCGAGGGAGAGCGATCAGGTGGAGAAGATATTGACTCTTTGGCTGCATGATCGCCGTTTGATGAAGAAGTAGCATCGTTATCGCGGTGATGATTGGAATTACTAGAACTAAAATGATCGAAAAACTGATGGAGAGTGGGGCCAAGAGTCTTGAGAGACTGCATGTAAGCCACGTGTGCATCGGCGAGGGCGTAGCTATGGCGAAGCGCTTCTTCGAGGAACCTGCAGCGGTCGCGGCAGAGAGCGACGGCCGGAAGGTTGTCCAGCTTTGACGTGGAGCATCCCATGGGGATGGGGATGGGGTAGCTCCAGCTCCGGTGAGGTTTTCTAAACGTCGCCGTttactttgaatttgaatttgaaatttgacgGTGCATTTAAGCTGCATAAGATGAGAGACAAGGGAATAAAGAGAGTGAGGGGGAGTGGGACTGGGACTCggctcttttcttttcttggtgAGACGGACTGGCTGAGAGCTACGCTAcatataaatgaaaacaaaaggaaGCAGCAGCCAAAACATCGGCTTCGCATAATGTAACGTCTctttatttacttttgctgtttttggttattttaaactatatatcatattctctctctctctctctctctctctctctctctctctctctctctctctctctctctctctctctctatatatatatatttttgcgTTTATGCCACTTTGATTCGAATTATTGCCGTTTtcctttccctttttttttttttttgtttttttgggtgggtaaaaatgaaaagaagaatGGTCCTTATTGGTTGTttggaaaacataaaaaaaaaaagaaaaaagaattactaACTATTCAGACCTTACCTAAATTAATTCTACCATAAAGTAGTTGaggtttttgtaaaagaatcACATCCATTGATTATTATTCAAGGAGAGGTCACTACCCACTATATTGTGTATAGTCCTGAAACtgattctatatttattaaaagaatttatagattggattttcatttaataattgaagaaaaagattttggccttttttagcaaaacaaataaacaaagacgcaaaaaaaaaaaaaaaaacagctaCAAGATACACACAGATTGCTGTtgcagttaattttaattaaatagatctttttcttttttcccacAATTTGGTAGCTGATACCcatcttttatttgattatttctttagtgtatatatatagaggaAAGCCGGGagatattattacattaaattaataaattgaacaaTTGGCCAATAAATCTTTTCAAATGGATGATCATGCCGACGCATGCAACAATCGGCATTGCTGACGTGGTATAAAAGTTTTGTTACCCTACATGCAACAACCAACCCTAATGATTTCACGAGCCAAAGGGAAATCTTCCTATTCAAACTTCCAATAATACCGATCATAATTACGTTGGTTTTTGCTTCAAACTCCAAAATGATTGTTGAACCAAAAGTAGATTTAACCGCTTCTCAAATGCATAACGTCTCTCCATATCTCGAGGAATgctatgaattaattaagggAATCGCGCACAATGCTTGGGAGAAATTAACTTTAACCCCAGCCCCAGGTACGGGGTATTTCTGCCCTAACGCGACGTGAAATGATTATAGAAGAGAAACCAAAAATTGGAAAGCGTTCGAATAAAAGTAACTAAAAGGAGCTAGCTTCAAGTGAAACCATGCAGAAATATAAagattcttttcaaaatttccaagGTGCTTTCTAAAATAGGAATTTGAAACTAGATAAAGttacttatttaaatttgaatgtacAATtggagaaattaaattttgggaGAAAAACTCTGTAATTTATCGTCTGAGAATAGCCATTCACTACAATCTCAATGGTAAGCTAGCGCTTTCACTAATGTTGAGTTCGATCTCTTATAACAGAgctctttttttgtttttccaatttttttaacagaaaaatatagattataaataaaaatttttcctCAATATTTATAACGTCGGAATAGATTTCTGTAGTATAAATGATGGGTGAGATTTTATTCGATTAATTATGAGGATACATATATAGACATAGATATCTCAAAAGGAGGTAATACAACTCAGTGAATCTTGTCTCTATTGTCTCCgcattttgttgttttttagAGGACGAGAAAGCATGGTCCTCACTTCAGCTTGCCGCCTGCCTTTATCTCGAATTCTCTGTATCGATATGTTTGTTCATCACGTATATTCTCGTCGTTTTCTTTGGccttatgaattaaaataaatgtggaaCAAGTGATGGAAGGAGGATATATTCGttactttctttttcactttcattTACGTGCCATCAACTTAGCTTTTGCTACGACATCAGCAAGGTCGACCTTCCCCAACCCCCCACAACAACACTTCATTCCTGCAAGTTGCAACTGCTGCTCTCTTTCTTAACCCaataagtttataaaaaaaccTGCCACGTTGAAACTTCAACATAACTTATTACTTGACTGTTACTAAATTTCTTGCTTTTACtgtttaacaattttaatgaATGTGTCGAAACCAAGAGAAAGGCAGCCATTTTCAAACAAGCCTAAAGTGCCATTAGATATTGAGATTAGgcaattgttttttaaaataacagcATTCAAGTGTTTAATAAACACTTGTTGTTTTAGTTTTAGAAACTATTCTTTTTTAAGATATGTTTATCATATATCATCAACTTTGATTTCAAGATAATTGTGACCTCAATATGAAACAAAACCTAAGTTGAACACTACATCATTAATCATTATCTTTTTGTGAGGGTTTGCATTAATAGATATCGACATTCACACCTctgtaaaattcaaattttgttacaattaattaatacacaCAATAAACTATAGCTACAACATGTATGCATGATTTATTGTATGTCTAAATTGTGAAAATTGACTATTACATGGATATTTGAGCTTATAATGAGCcgaatttattttcaaattatcagAAGATAATCAAATCCCACTAATgcatggtaaaaaaaaattgaagtttagAGATTCTAAAGTTTAGGGATTTCTTATGCAGAAGGGAATCAGggattttaaagttttatttttatttttctttaatgtgaATTGGTGGGAGTggattaatatatatttgtattaatttttttttaatgaaaaatatatacgTTGCTATGATCGAAAAGGCCTCATAAAGGTTTAAATAGCTTTCCCCTATTGAAAATTCGTAATTTAAGGGAACTTTTTTTGTCTTATACCTTTTTGTCTCCCATGTATCTTGCTTTCCCGGACGTgattttaaattgtaatttaccTTTTCCTTTTAGTTTgtattcttcttttgtttaattatattaatttattttggactCCGTGTAACTGCAAAGGAAGCATTAA contains:
- the LOC102608017 gene encoding nitrate regulatory gene2 protein; protein product: MGCSTSKLDNLPAVALCRDRCRFLEEALRHSYALADAHVAYMQSLKTLGPTLHQFFDHFSSSNSNHHRDNDATSSSNGDHAAKESISSPPDRSPSSLTSDSHIQFDTDSEEEERIKDFQPSNRDYFNLDTSSSSYRFGNYSTYNAEFNAGDWPAHNKTPPPPTPSSSAWDFLNFFEPLEKYEPAYIPESESKRVNESKQNHDTISISAENDKVGPTKSKKEVPVSENKRSTGIETKVPIGQPGVSEVLKEVQVLFEKASESGNDVLKMFDAGKFRYHHKYYSLSQVSSKMFKAVAPSKPLRYQRLDDDDVLNSRNLTASLRKLCMWERKLYDEVKAEEKLRILYARKYKQMKSLDDKGAETLEAARTMLRALSTKIQIAFHVIDKMSISMNKLRDEELWPQINDLVHRLLIMWKAMLECHRRQSHIIMEAKSLDAIASNAKLENHHLEAAIKLKFELQNWYLNFSDWNEAQKGYVKALNGWLLKCLAHEPEEPPDGRATFSPGRIGAPAVFVISHHWLQAMGMLPEKEVAEALQSFCSSINQLLEQHHVELQQMAMGRRDVDRKLKILEREEKKMQKAMQEREKKMTSLAREWNKITSTGSLHSGLKQSFMAIERFAANSEQAYDELHLRIEEGKFT